Proteins from a single region of Hordeum vulgare subsp. vulgare chromosome 6H, MorexV3_pseudomolecules_assembly, whole genome shotgun sequence:
- the LOC123401844 gene encoding subtilisin-like protease SBT1.4 has product MPCHAVCVVPPVTRGVRRCSADPPAYSRPLPELHCAEASALYRAMELTRPLCLLLAVIGAATAAMATAEEIQTERVSSYIVHVAPAHAPRLPRRGLLATRPYAAFLLNRIPLEMCRPAPRVLYSYGHAATGFAARLTARQAARLASSGSVLAVVPDELQELHTTLTPSFLRLSESSGLLPASGGASDVVIGVIDTGVYPEGRKSFAADRSLPPPPRRFRGGCVSTPEFNASAYCNGKLVGAKFFRKGHDAVLRGRREVGETESMSPLDTEGHGTHVASTAAGSAVLDASLYGYGEGRAVGAAPSARIAVYKACWKGCASSDVLAAFDQAIADGVDVISASLGTMKARKFYKDTTAVGAFHAVSKGIVVAVSAGNSGPGESTVVNVAPWFLTVAASTINRQFPADVVLGNGETFIGTSLYAGKPLGATKLPLVYGGDAGSNICEAGKLNPTMVAGKIVLCDPGVNGRTEKGFAVKLAGGAGAVLGSDEAQGEQARTSAHVIPVSAVTFSAAEKIKKYLRTQASPVATMVFHGTVVGRSPPSPRMASFSSRGPSRLVPEILKPDVTAPGVDILAAWAGVTSPSLLDGDSRRVPYNIMSGTSISCPQVSGIAALLRQARPEWSPAAIKSALMTTAYNVDSAGAVIGDMSTGKASTPFARGAGHVDPNRAADPGLVYDAGTEDYIAFLCALGYSAEQMAVFSPATNCSTRAGTGAVGDLNYPAFSAVFGPEKRAVTQRRVVRNVGGNARATYRAKITSPAGVHVTVKPQKLQFSATQGTQEYAITFAPRMFGNVTEKHTFGSIEWSDGEHSVTSPIAVTWPASQVADM; this is encoded by the coding sequence atgccatgccatgccgtCTGCGTAGTGCCACCCGTAACCCGTGGCGTCCGGCGCTGCTCAGCTGACCCGCCTGCCTATTCGCGTCCCCTACCCGAACTCCACTGCGCGGAGGCATCGGCACTGTATCGAGCCATGGAGCTGACCAGGCCCCTGTGCCTACTGCTCGCCGTCATCGGCGCGGCAACGGCGGCCATGGCCACGGCGGAGGAGATCCAGACGGAGCGCGTGTCCTCCTACATCGTGCACGTCGCGCCGGCGCACGCGCCCCGGCTGCCGCGGCGCGGCCTGCTGGCCACCCGGCCGTACGCGGCCTTCCTGCTCAACCGCatcccgttggagatgtgccgccCGGCGCCGCGGGTGCTCTACTCCTACGGGCACGCCGCCACGGGCTTCGCGGCGCGGCTCACGGCCCGCCAGGCCGCGCGCCTCGCGTCCTCGGGCTCCGTGCTCGCCGTCGTGCCCGACGAGCTACAGGAGCTGCACACCACCCTGACGCCGTCCTTCCTCCGGCTCTCGGAGTCGTCCGGGCTGCTCCCGGCGTCCGGCGGCGCCTCCGACGTCGTCATCGGCGTCATCGACACCGGCGTGTACCCGGAGGGGCGCAAGTCCTTCGCTGCGGACcggtcgctgccgccgccgccccgcaggTTCCGCGGCGGCTGCGTGTCGACTCCGGAGTTCAACGCCTCCGCGTACTGCAACGGCAAGCTCGTCGGCGCCAAGTTCTTCCGAAAGGGGCACGATGCTGTGCTGCGGGGTCGCCGTGAGGTCGGCGAGACGGAGTCCATGTCGCCGCTCGACACGGAAGGCCACGGCACGCACGTCGCCTCCACCGCTGCCGGCTCTGCCGTGCTGGACGCGTCCTTGTATGGCTACGGCGAAGGAAGAGCCGTCGGCGCGGCGCCGAGCGCGCGCATCGCCGTGTACAAGGCGTGCTGGAAAGGCTGCGCGAGCTCCGACGTCCTTGCCGCCTTCGACCAGGCCATCGCTGACGGCGTCGACGTCATTTCTGCTTCGCTCGGCACCATGAAGGCTCGCAAGTTCTACAAAGACACCACCGCCGTGGGCGCGTTCCACGCTGTTAGCAAGGGCATCGTCGTCGCAGTCTCCGCGGGAAACTCCGGCCCCGGCGAATCCACCGTCGTCAACGTCGCGCCGTGGTTCTTGACTGTCGCCGCGTCCACCATCAACCGCCAATTCCCGGCGGATGTCGTTCTCGGCAACGGCGAGACCTTCATAGGCACCTCGCTGTACGCCGGCAAACCGCTTGGGGCGACAAAGCTACCATTGGTGTACGGCGGAGACGCGGGCTCAAACATCTGTGAAGCCGGGAAGCTCAATCCCACCATGGTTGCCGGGAAGATTGTTTTGTGCGACCCCGGAGTGAACGGGCGGACAGAGAAAGGATTTGCCGTTAAACTCGCCGGTGGCGCCGGAGCAGTCCTCGGCAGCGACGAAGCACAGGGCGAGCAGGCCAGAACCAGCGCCCATGTCATCCCCGTCAGTGCCGTCACATTTTCCGCCGCCGAGAAGATAAAGAAGTACTTGCGCACGCAAGCATCCCCCGTCGCGACCATGGTGTTCCACGGCACGGTCGTCGGACGGTCGCCCCCTTCGCCAAGAATGGCATCCTTCTCCAGCCGCGGCCCGAGTCGTCTCGTCCCGGAGATCCTCAAGCCGGACGTCACGGCCCCCGGCGTGGACATACTCGCCGCTTGGGCAGGCGTCACCTCGCCCTCGCTGCTCGACGGCGACTCGAGGCGCGTGCCGTACAACATCATGTCGGGCACCTCGATATCGTGCCCACAGGTGAGCGGCATCGCCGCGCTGCTCCGGCAGGCGAGGCCGGAGTGGAGCCCGGCGGCGATCAAGTCCGCCCTGATGACCACCGCGTATAACGTGGACAGCGCCGGCGCCGTCATTGGGGACATGTCCACCGGCAAGGCGTCTACGCCGTTCGCGCGCGGGGCAGGCCACGTGGACCCCAACCGCGCCGCCGATCCAGGCCTGGTGTACGACGCCGGCACGGAGGACTACATCGCCTTCCTCTGCGCGCTCGGCTACAGCGCCGAGCAAATGGCCGTGTTCAGCCCGGCGACCAACTGCTCGACGCGCGCCGGCACCGGTGCCGTTGGGGACCTCAACTACCCGGCCTTCTCGGCGGTGTTCGGCCCGGAGAAACGCGCGGTGACGCAACGCCGCGTCGTGCGGAACGTCGGCGGGAACGCCAGGGCGACGTACAGGGCCAAGATCACCAGCCCCGCCGGCGTGCACGTGACGGTGAAGCCGCAGAAGCTGCAGTTCAGCGCGACGCAGGGGACGCAGGAGTACGCGATCACCTTCGCCCCACGAATGTTTGGGAACGTCACGGAGAAGCACACGTTCGGGTCGATCGAGTGGAGCGACGGCGAGCACTCGGTGACGAGCCCCATCGCCGTCACCTGGCCGGCGAGCCAGGTTGCCGACATGTGA